The following proteins are co-located in the Xyrauchen texanus isolate HMW12.3.18 chromosome 41, RBS_HiC_50CHRs, whole genome shotgun sequence genome:
- the LOC127634079 gene encoding chromosome partition protein Smc-like, which translates to MANSKEVAIKDLASSPEFIQELLPSAERTALLYHLSYLCLGEFPKLERIIRDRAVETQLLFGSSEALLLKCVETSDNLVTLLFPMLKKAVEKNKPNLANKYLEKAIKWIDEIIDDVGKIVKRYEKLNVDVASSTSDISTEKKQTKEQKQQQTSEMKALQKILDDLEKEINNVNEEKNKTEKKMEEKESEIQTFISTLTSKTEESSEKVSGWKKSLHVFTRIVPFISNIISYAVKMVTGTTDEPVLKAHTDVLSLLTAEKENLRKQEWEIQNKLMQHQLKLAQLKIENGDIPDANHLVEVQKCLTQIQQILIQLQVFWEKVGSLLNSLKQKTSAGEDMIEDLDDLKEEFLESVEAAKGCWTSFGKSCIKANGIFSIQAKSAYKFLEISPSSLSKDEWQTQYDIVIEKLQILGSDDNGSAAVPAIEQ; encoded by the exons ATGGCTAACAGCAAAG AGGTTGCTATAAAAGATCTCGCAAGTAGTCCAGAGTTCATCCAGGAGCTTCTCCCATCTGCTGAGCGTACCGCTCTGCTCTATCATCTCTCTTACCTGTGTCTGGGGGAATTCCCAAAGCTGGAGCGGATTATACGGGACCGTGCTGTCGAAACTCAACTTCTCTTTGGATCTTCTGAGGCGCTTCTGCTCAAG TGTGTAGAAACCAGTGACAACCTGGTTACATTACTGTTCCCCATGCTGAAGAAGGCTGTGGAGAAGAATAAACCAAATTTAGCCAATAAATACTTGGAAAAAGCAATAAAATGGATCGATGAAATCATTGACGATGTTGGAAAAATAGTAAAAAg gTATGAGAAACTGAATGTAGATGTTGCGTCATCTACCAGTGACATCAGCACTGAAAAGAAGCAAACAAAGGAACAAAAGCAACAACAAACATCAGAGATGAAAGCACTTCAGAAGATTCTGGACGATCTGGAAAAAGAAATTAATAACGTCAatgaagagaaaaacaaaactgagaaaaaaATGGAGGAGAAAGAATCAGAGATACAAACATTTATCAGCACTCTCACCAGCAAAACAGAAGAAAGCAGTGAAAAAGTGTCTGGTTGGAAGAAAAGTCTTCATGTTTTTACCAGAATTGTGCCATTCATCAGCAACATTATCAGTTACGCTGTTAAAATGGTGACTGGCACTACTGATGAACCTGTACTGAAAGCTCATACTGATGTTTTGTCTCTGCTTACTGCTGAAAAAGAAAATCTAAGAAAACAAGAGTGGGAGATCCAGAATAAACTGATGCAACACCAGCTTAAATTAGCCCAATTAAAAATTGAAAATg GTGATATACCCGATGCTAATCACCTTGTTGAGGTTCAGAAATGCCTGACTCAAATTCAGCAAATTCTGATTCAGCTTCAAGTGTTCTGGGAAAAAGTGGGTTCTCTTCTGAACTCACTAAAACAGAAGACTTCTGCTGGGGAGGACATGATTGAAGACCTTGATGATTTAAAGGAAGAGTTCCTTGAGTCAGTCGAGGCAGCTAAAGGG TGTTGGACAAGTTTTGGCAAGAGCTGCATAAAAGCAAACGGTATCTTCAGCATTCAAGCAAAAAGTGCCTATAAATTCCTGGAGATCAGTCCCTCTTCTCTCTCCAAAGACGAGTGGCAAACACAATATGACATTGTTATAGAAAAACTACAGATACTGGGTTCTGATGATAATGGAAGTGCAGCTGTACCTGCTATTGAACAGTAA